In Myxosarcina sp. GI1, the DNA window TCAAGGCGGTTCTGGTTTGGTTATTTTTGGCAAAGAAGATGTAGATGTTCTCAATTATTATTTAGATTTTGGCGGTAAAGCAGACGCTCGCGATCGCTATCGTTTGCGAATTCCTGGTAAGAAATTGATTGGCGGTGCCTCTAAGTTTTTTATTTCTTATCCCGACTATTTTGATGGTAAATTCGACACCGATCGCATTGAAGTTAGAGTTCAAAAAGATGGGGAAGAAGAATCTTTGCCTTTACGAGAAGTAATTTGGGACCAGGAAAGCCAGATTATTGAAATTGACTTAGAAGAACCTCTAAAAGAAAGCCGCAAAGTCGAAATTGTTTTTTCTAATGTCAGAAATCCCGAAGTAGGAACTTACTACTTCTTCGCTCAAGTTTTACCTGCAACGGATTTGCCCATTCGCGAACAGTTAGGAGCCTGGGTCATTAGCATCGATCCTTAATTTGTGATATAATTAGAGATTGGTGATTTTTTGTACATAAAGCTATCTATTTTTAAGGAGGGCATAATCGAGTGACCAAACGCACTTTAGGCGGTACCAACCGCAAACAAAAAAGAACATCTGGTTTTCGCGCTCGGATGCGAACCAAAAACGGTAGCAAAGTAATCAAGGCACGTCGCCAAAAAGGAAGGCATCGTTTAGCAGTATAGATTGGTTAATGTGGGATTACCTAAAGTCCACCGACTGACAAACTGGCGAGATTTTCGGGCTGTTTACGAAGGAGAAATCCGCCGTTACAGTCCTAATTTAATTTTAAGAGCCTTATCTACGGCAAAAAATAACT includes these proteins:
- a CDS encoding DUF2808 domain-containing protein, producing the protein MVSKLSFKTCLTSLAVATCTLGGLGAIANAQGGSGLVIFGKEDVDVLNYYLDFGGKADARDRYRLRIPGKKLIGGASKFFISYPDYFDGKFDTDRIEVRVQKDGEEESLPLREVIWDQESQIIEIDLEEPLKESRKVEIVFSNVRNPEVGTYYFFAQVLPATDLPIREQLGAWVISIDP
- the rpmH gene encoding 50S ribosomal protein L34 encodes the protein MTKRTLGGTNRKQKRTSGFRARMRTKNGSKVIKARRQKGRHRLAV